GTCAACAGAAGTTTCCAGGCCAAGGTTTTCACCGAAATTTTTTATGAATGCAATAACTTTCTCTTCTTTTTTGGAAGGTCTTGGAACTGAATTCAGTGCAGTAAAATTTTTCCAGATTATTTGTGGTTCAAGTTGTGTGATGTCCATAACTGTTATTTTTACCAAATTTAAGAATAAAAAAACGCTTTCAACACCTTTCGGAAGCGCACTTTTATAATTTAATTAATTTTTAACAGCCGCATTCGCCGTACACTTCAACCACGGTTTTCTTTCTGGCTTTATTTTCTACCGTGAGCGTTCCTTTGTACAGATGGGTTTCTATTTCCCCTTCTTCTACGGCTTTTCCTTTCAGGTTGACTTTGAATTGATCATTATGCAGGTTAATGTTGAGCATTTTATCAGGTAACACTTCATTTTTCCGGTCGAATTCCAGTTTTATCCGCTCGCCATTGATTTTTATAAAACCATTTTGCTGATAATCATCCACATAAATGTAATTTTGCTTTACAAACTCTTCACGGTCGGTAGCGAAATAGCACGAACAGCCCTGAACTTCCTGTGGAAAACCAAAAACTTCCAGCTTAATCGCTTTTGTGGTTAAGGTGTCTTTTTTGTTTTCCGCTGGGGTCTCAATCTTCGGGACAACTTTTTCCCCGGCCGTTTTTTCCTCTTTTTTGCATGATACAAATAGTAAGAGAAGTATGAATGCAGTAAAATATTTCATTGATTTATTTAAGATTAAACCTGTTGTGCATTTAGCACAAATTAACTTTTAGTTTATTTAAACTTCTTTTAAACACGAAGAAATTCAGGTATTGAATCATTGTGAAAGAAGTTATTTTTGACACTATTCTTGTCGCAAGACCTTGAAAGGTTTTTGCAAAGTTCGTGTTTATGGTGAACTGTCCGCACAGTTGCGAGATATTGGTTTCAATTCTCTTTCTTATTTTTGATTTCGTCCTTGAAAACTCCACAAAACCATGTTGATTCCTGCGCATAGGAACCGAAAGGTTAATCTTGGAGAAATTGAATAAATCCACTTGCAATTCTTTGCTGATATATCCTCTGTCTCCGATTAATAAACAATTTTGAAAATTTTCTTTAATATCGAAAAGATAATTTACATCGTGGACATTTGCGGGCGAAAAATCAAAAGAGTGAAAGATTCCATTCTTATCACAAACTGCATGTAGTTTATAGCCAAAATATCTTGACTTCTGCGCCGCACAATATCCAAATGCAGGTTTGATTTCATCCGTAGAGCAAATTGCGGAACGATTTGCCCTGCTTATTTTACATATTTCAATGGGTGTTGAATCCACAATGAAGACGTCGGTAAAGTCTGCAAACTTTCCGCTCAGAGTTTCCCGAATTTTCTCAATGTAAGGGAAAAGTTTTCTTTTCCTTCTGTTATATACGCTTCTTTCTATCTTTTCGTCCAAACCAGTTCCCGAAATACACCTAAACAACTGTAGTTCAGAGTTAATCGACATGTATTCTGCGGTAATATTAAGTGCCACAAGTTCCAAGTCGGACATTTTTGGAAGTCTGATTTGCTTCTTAGTGGTGATATGGTTGCAGGTTTTTGTCAATTCTTTTAAAATAATTTCGTAGTTTTGAATGAGATTGTTCATGTATTTAATGGCTTGGTAACCAATTAAATATACGATTTTTTAATCAAATGAACAATCTTTTTTCTTTTTAATTTCTAAATGCACAACAGGTAAGATTAAAAATTTATTAACCTCTTTCCCTTTCTAGCAGAACCATCATCAGAAGTGACAGAACCACTAATGTTTCATGTTCATCAGCGATATCCACTTTTCTTTCCAGCTGAAACCTTCTTCCGAAAAATGAAGGCATTTTTTTAAGTTCAAAAATCAGCCTGCCTGTGGTGTCTTTTACATCATAAACCGGATTAAGAAAATAGCCGGTGAACATGCCAATTATAGGGATTTCGCCAACCAAACCGTCTAAAAATTTGGTCCACGCATTTCTTTCCGTAATTTGAAAAAGCGGCCTTTTGTTAAGGTCGAGGACATCATAAGTGGATTTCCAGAATGAGCGCATTCCTTTTCTTGCGAGCGTTCCCACAGGATTTCCGCTGGCTTCCCGCATTGTGTATGATGCATTGAAATCAATCCATTGATTAGCTTTAACGGTGTAAAGTTCGTTTGTACGGCTTTCATCTGAAAAAATAACCACATTTTCTTTCAGCTTGAAAAGCTTCTGCCGCACGTAGCAAACATAATTTCCGTGCACATCGGTGATGTTGAAATCGCTTGAAAGTGTGGTAATCTTAAATTTAAAATCGAGCGGGTAATTCAGATTTTTAAGAATCATCGTAATATTATTTTAGGTAAATATAAATGTTTTTGAGGAATGAATTCGCGGCTTTCTGTCAAGATTATAAAACATTTAGTATGCTTCGCGATAAGTTTTAAGTTTTCGTAAGATGTTTCAATAAATTATATTTGCGGAATGGATTATCCGAGTAAAATTTTGGCAAAAGCAGTGGATGAAATTTCAGGTTTGCCCGGAATTGGGAAAAAATCTGCCCTGCGGTTGGCACTCCACCTCCTGAAGCAGCCGGAAAGTCAGGCCATAGCGCTGGGAGATGCACTGAAAAAACTGGTAACAGATATTCAGTACTGTAAAGAATGCCACAATTTCTCAGATTTCGAGGTATGTAAAATATGCGCAAGTGCCAAACGAAATACTGAACAACTCTGTATTGTAGAAGACATTAGGGATGTAATGGCACTTGAAAATACTGGCAAGTACACGGGAAAATATCTGGTTTTAGGCGGAAAAATTTCGCCGATGGAAGGCATTGGCCCCAATCAGCTCAATATCTCAGCAATCGAAAAAAAACTTGGCAATACCGAAATCAAAGAACTGATTTTTGCTTTAAGCGCTACTATGGAAGGCGATACCACCGCTTATTATATCTACAAGAAATTCAAAAATTCCGGTGTGAAATTTTCAACCATCGCAAGAGGAATTTCGGTTGGCGACGAACTGGAATATGCGGATGAAATTTCATTGGGCCGTTCAATCCAGAACCGTGTGCCGTATAACGAAAGGGAGTAAGTCTTTATGAAACTTTCGATTATCATCGTCAATTATAATGTCACGGAGCTTTTGCGGAAATGCCTTTCTTCAATAGAAAAGTTCTGTGATGTAAACTATGAGGTGATCGTGATTGATAATGCTTCACCAGACCGTTCGTGGAAAGAACTGATTAAAGAATTTCCTGCTGTGAAGTTCTTAGAATCCGCAGTGAACAGCGGGTTTGCGGTGGCCAACAATTTAGCCGCAGCTGCAGCAAACGGTGAATACATTCTTCTTCTGAATCCCGATACGGAACTGGAAGGTTTTTACATGAAGGAAATTCTGGAGTTTGCTGATTCTAAAAAAGATTTTGGATGTCTCGGCGTAAGGATGCATGATGCAAAAGGCAATTTCCTGCCGGAAAGCAAACGGTCTGTCCCGGATATGTTCAATTCGTTTGAGAAACTCTTCATCAGTTTCAAAAAAAATAACTCAAAATCCTATTACCGAAATGACATCGGTGAATATGAAATTGCTGAGGTAGAGGTGATTACCGGTGCATTTTTACTGTGTAGGAAAAAAGTTTACCAAGAAGCCGGTGGCTTGGACGAAGCTTATTTTATGTATGGTGAAGACATCGATTTGTGCTATACTTTTATCAGAAGAGGGCTTGAAATTTGGTATTACGGAAAGGCATCCATCCTGCATCACAAAGGCGAAAGCACGGTTAAGGACATGGTTTATTTGGAACGCTTTTACGGAGCGATGCAGATTTTTGTAGATAAATATTACAGGGACGATAGGCTGCAGCATAATCTGCTGTCTGCCGGACTGAAGCTTCGTCACCGGATAGAGAAAATGAAACTCAAATAAAAAGCGGCTCAGAAGTCTGAACCGCTTAATTTTTAACCAATTTTTTTAAATTAATTGCCTGCAGGTGCCGGTGTCGTTGGCAGTGTAGCAGCAGGTGCACTTTGTGCCGGTGCCTGCTGTGCCGGAGCTGTAGTCTGCTGTTTAGAGGCAGGCTGCACTCTCTGTACAGGTTTACCTGTAAGAATTACGCTTAATATAATTAGGGAAACAATTACAATCCCCAAAGTCCAGGTTGCTTTTTCCATAAAATCATTGGTTCTCTGAACGCCAAACTGAGCTGCTCCCGAACCGCCAAAAGTTCCTGAAAGACCACCTCCCTTCGGGTTTTGTGCCATAATGATGATGATCAGCAGTACGCTTGCGATCACGATAAGAACCATAAATAATGTAAATATTGTGCTCATTATTTCTTTAAAAATTTAGGTTGCAAATATAATGTTTTTGCGGATAAAAGCAAAAATTGTGCATGGTATTATTTGCTGTTCAGCATTTTGCTGGATTGATAAAAAGAAAAAGACGGAAGAAATTTCCCGTCTTTAAGTTATGCTCTATTAATCTGAATGTACATTAAATTCTGACAACATCAAAATTAAAACCCGATCTGAAGATGAGCTGGCAATTCGACTGCAGCCTGAATTTGAGTTTCCTGCTGATTTCCTCAAGATAGGTTATCTGCCCCGATTCTTCAATGTGAAGACCGGAGTTATTCAGCGTGATGCCGTTTTCATCAAATCTTAAAGTTTCAATCGCATGCTTTGAGTAAAGCTGCTCCAGGAATTTTAAATCTTCTAAAGAAAGTATATTTTCAGACATTGCTGCGTTTTTAAGATTACGTTTTTAAATTTACAAGTTTTGTGCCGCGTACTTTATTCATTTGCAATTTTTTTATTATATAATTTCCAGTGTTGCTAAGAGTTCGGTATTTAAATTATATAAATTCTTTATTAAAGGATGAAAAAACCTTTACTTTGCATTTCCTTAAATTTGATTTACTGTACCCGATAAAATGGATGAATTCATCAACGCTAAAATTAGTCCAGATTCTTTAATTACACTTTTCTCACAAGCTCCTGTCGCCTTATCTCTCCTTATGGGCGAAAATTTTGTGATTGAGTCCGCAAACCAGCATATTCTACAGCTTTGGGGTAAACCTTCAAGTGTTATTGGGATGCCGCTGATAGAGGGTTTGCCCGAAATCAGGGATCAGGAATTCCTCAGTATTCTAAAGGAAGTGTATACTACCGGCGTTCCTTTTCGCGGTAATAAAGTGTTGTGTTATCTGGAGCGTCATTCCCGGATGGAGGCCTGCTATTTCGATTTCATTTATTCTCCTGTTTATGATGACAAAGGGAAAGTAAACGGTGTCAGCGTGGTAGCAACCGAAGTGACCTCGCAGGTTTTGTCCGAAATGAAACTGGCTGAAAGCGAACTTCGTTTCAAAGAGCTTTTACTCAATGCAGATTTTTCCACAGCCATTTACCGCGGTGAAGACCTCGTGATCGAGCTGGCGAACGACAGGATGATCGAGACCTGGGGCAAAGATAAATCCGTAATCGGAATGCCACTGGAGAAAGCTCTTCCGGAACTTGAAGGGCAGCCTTTTATCCAGCTGCTGCAAAACGTATATAAAGATGGGAAAACCTATGCGGCAACGGAAGACCGGGTTGATCTGGTGGTTGACGGTAAACTGCAGACATTTTACTACAACTTCACTTATAAACCCATAAGAAATCTCTCGGGGGAAATCTACGCCATACTGAATATGGCGGTTGATGTGACCGACATGGTGGAATCCAAGGAAAGGATGAGAAAGAATGCGGAAGAGCTTTCTCTTTCCGAAGCCAAGTATAAAAATCTTTCTGAAGCGATGCCGCAGATTGTGTGGACAGCCTCCCCCGAAGGCGAATTTACCTATTTTAATGAAAGGATGGAAGAATATCTGGGCCTCAACCAGCACGAACTGCAGCCCCGCGACGTCAGTTCATTTATTCATTCTGATGATTTACCAAAAATACTTTCGGTTTGGAGAAAAGCAAGTCAGCACAAAACTGATTTTGAGGTAGAACACCGCGCTTTCGATAAAAAAACAGGCGATTATTTCTGGCTGCTGTCGCGTGGGGTTCCCGATTTGGGCTTAAATGGTGAAATTTTGCAGTGGGTTGGCAGCAGTACCGATATTAACGAATTTAAAATCCTTCAGAAACAAAAAGACACATTTCTTGCAATTGCCAGCCATGAACTGAAAACACCGCTGACCAGCATGAAAATCTATGCTCAGGTGCTGGAAAAAGCGTTAAAAAAATCTGGAGATGAAAAAAATGCGGCATTTGCCAGGAAAATGGATGAGCAGATTGTGAAACTTACCGCATTGATTGGTGATTTGCTTGATGTGACCAAAATAAACAGTGGTAAACTCGGCCTGAATCTAAGTCATTTTGATTTTAAAAATTTGGTAGATGAAATTGTAGAGGAGCAGCAACTTTCTTCCAGACACAAAATCCTCAATTATTCCAAGCCCGTTGGAACGGTCTTTGCGGACAGGAGCAGAATAGGACAGGTGATTACCAACTTAATCGGCAATGCCATAAAATATTCGCCGGAGGCAGATGAAATTATCATTGAAACTGAAATATGCGATAACGATATCCAGTTTTCTGTCAAAGATTTTGGAATTGGTATGCCCAGCGATAAAGCCGACAAGGTTTTTGAGCAGTACTACCGGGTGAGCGGAGATGAACAGCATACTTTTCCGGGGCTTGGCTTAGGTCTTTATATCGCATCGCAAATCGTTGAAAGGTCCAGCGGAAAAATTTGGGTAAACAGTGTTTTGGGTAAAGGATCAACGTTTTGCTTTTCGCTCCCGAAAAGTGACGCTTAACAGCTTATAAATGAACGCAAAGAAGATTTTAATAATAGATGATGATGTGGCAATCCTCGATTCTCTTGGGTTGTTGCTAAATTTTGAAGGGTTTGATGTAAAGTCTTTCGAGCGCGGCTCAGAAATTTTTAGTTGCATAAAAAGTACCTGCAAACCCGATGCAATTCTTATAGATATGTGGCTCTCTGAAGAGGACGGAAGAGAAATCTGCAAACAGCTGAAAAGCAATGAAACCACGAAAAACATCCCGGTAATCATCATGTCAGCAAGCCACGGCCTCGAAAATACAGCTTTGGAATCCGGGGCAAATGCCTTTATTTCAAAACCTTTCGATATAGAAGATGTCGTCAAAAAACTGAATTACTTCACCGCATAAAAAAAATCCCGGTTCTGCGGGATTTTATTTTACATATTATCGAGGACTTCGATCAGTTTTCTTGCAGTAGGTCCGGCGGAGACTGGATTCTGGCCGGTGATAATGGTGCCGTCCTGTTCCACGTGAGTAGTGAAGGGAACTAACGCACTTTTAATCTCAGCGCCTTTCTCCTTCAGTGCATCTTCCAACAGATAAGGAACTTTTCCTCTTTTCAGTACTAAAGTTTCTTCGGTGTTGGTAAAGCAGGAAATCCGTCTTCCGTTCAGAAAGTTTTTATCAATATTTTCTGTACTTAGAAATGCTGCGGAACCGTGGCACACCGCGCTGATTGGCTTGCCGTCATTAAAGAATGATACAATAATTTTACCACATTCCGGATCTTTTGCCAGATCAAACATGGGACCGTGTCCGCCCGCAAAAAATACAGCATCGTAATCTTTGGGATCAATCTCACTAAGCTTTTTTGTCGACGAAAAAGCCGTTTTCAACTCTTCGTCGTCCTGAAATCTTTTGTTGGAAGCTGTTATGTTTTCAGTCATTTTGCTCATTTCATCCACCGGCGGTTGTCCACCGTGCGGGCTTGCCAAAGTAATGCTGTAGCCGGCATCTTTAAATTCATAATAGGGATCTGTAAATTCACCCAGCCAAACGCCGGTTTTCGTGTCGGTGTTTTCAAGCTTACTGTGGGAAGTTAGGATCATCAGTATATTTTTCATAATTTATTTTTTTAGATTTTGAATAATAAAACCGCCTACGATTGTAAACGGTTTTGTTTTTTTATGCAAAGATTATCTATTAATATTCTCTGCTGTCAGAATGCCATCTGTCATAAGTATAACGGGCATCTTCTTCGTTTCTTGGCTTGTATCCCATGTAGATTCCGCCTTCTTTGATATCGTTTGAATATCTGTTTGCTTCATCTTCTGGAACACCTGCGCCAGTTAAAGCACCAATCAGTCCTCCGGTCGCGGCTCCTGCACCTGCTCCGGCCAGTCCGGCTGCGAGAGGTCCTGCTACCACCAGTCCTAGTCCTGGTAGAAGAATGTTGCTTCCTATCGCTGCCAACGCACCGACAGTTGCACCAATACCACCACCGATTAAGGATCCCTTACCTGCATTTTCGGCAACTTTATCGCCCAGATCTGTATCTACATCACTGTTTGTGAAGTAACGGTCTCTGGTATCATCGGACATCAGTACGTTTACATCATCTTTTGTATAGCCTCTTTCAGCTAATTCATTGTATGCGCGGTCCGCACTTTCTCTGTCTCTGAAAACTCTCGAAACATAATCGCTTCTGAACTCTGGTCTGTAATCATTTTGATTTTCCATAATAATATTCTGTTAATTTGGTTATGCTCTTTTACAAACAATTAGCATTCCATCGCACTTAAGATTTTTAGGATTTAAGGTTTCTTTAACGTTTTTGATCGTTATTTAAAAGTATTTTATTTTCACCCAAAATCAGCTTGATACAAAAATATTTCGTCAGTTTTTGTTATAGGTTAAAATATTTTATTAAAAAATTTTAATTATTGCATTGAATCTTTCATTAGAAAAAATGGTTTTTAGAATTTAACTTTATGAAAGCTTAACTTTTAACTAAATGGATGTTTAGTTATCAGGCTTAAAAATTCAAGTTAAAAACCTTAAATTTGCTTTCTTACTTTTTAAAATAATAATGGATTATCTGAAAGGACTCAATGATGCACAACACGAAGCAGTAACCACGATCGAAGGACCGCTGATGGTTCTGGCAGGCGCTGGTTCCGGCAAGACGCGCGTGCTCACCATGAGGATTGCCCACCTTATTACCAACGGGGTGAGCCCTTTCAATATTCTGGCTTTGACCTTTACCAACAAAGCTGCCCGTGAAATGAAAGACCGTATCGCGAAAGTCGTCGGCGACAGTGATGCGAAAAGCATTTGGATGGGAACGTTCCACTCCGTTTTTGCCAGAATTTTGAGGAGTGAAGCGCATTATCTGGGTTTTCCTTCGAATTTCACGATTTATGATACACAGGATGCACTGAATGTGATGAAAAAAGTGCTGAAGGAACTCAATATAGATGCAGATTTGTACAAGCCTAAAAAGGTCCTGGCAAGGATTTCTGCCTACAAAAACAATCTCATCACCGTAAAGGCATACATGAACAATCCCGAACTTCTGGAAGCGGATGAACGGGCAAACATGAAACATCTGGGAGTCATTTATGCCAAATATGTTGATGCCTGTTTCCGGAATGGCGCAATGGATTTTGACGATTTGTTATTGAGAACCAATGAACTCTTGACAAGGTTCCCAGAGGTACTGGCGAAATATCAGGACAGGTTCCGCTATATTTTGGTGGATGAGTATCAAGATACGAATCATTCTCAGTACCTGATAGTAAAGGCATTAGCGTCAAAATTTGAAAATATTTGTGTGGTGGGTGACGACGCCCAGTCGATCTACTCCTTCCGTGGCGCCAACATTTATAATATTTTAAATTTCAAAAAAGATTATCCCGACGCTGTGACGGTTTCCCTGGAGCAGAATTACCGCTCTACCCAAAACATCGTGGATGCTGCCAATGCCGTGATTTCCAGAAACGTGCAGCAGTTCAAGAAGAACGTTTTCAGTGATAACGAAATCGGGGAGAAAATAAAGGTTTACCGCGCGCTTTCTGATGCCGACGAAGCCGGATTCGTAGCCGGAAATATCTGGGAGCAGCACAATTCTCAACAGAGAAAATTCAGCGATTTTGCCATTCTTTACAGAACCAATGCGCAGACCAGAGCCTTTGAAG
The sequence above is a segment of the Chryseobacterium taklimakanense genome. Coding sequences within it:
- a CDS encoding IS982 family transposase, with translation MNNLIQNYEIILKELTKTCNHITTKKQIRLPKMSDLELVALNITAEYMSINSELQLFRCISGTGLDEKIERSVYNRRKRKLFPYIEKIRETLSGKFADFTDVFIVDSTPIEICKISRANRSAICSTDEIKPAFGYCAAQKSRYFGYKLHAVCDKNGIFHSFDFSPANVHDVNYLFDIKENFQNCLLIGDRGYISKELQVDLFNFSKINLSVPMRRNQHGFVEFSRTKSKIRKRIETNISQLCGQFTINTNFAKTFQGLATRIVSKITSFTMIQYLNFFVFKRSLNKLKVNLC
- a CDS encoding LURP-one-related/scramblase family protein produces the protein MILKNLNYPLDFKFKITTLSSDFNITDVHGNYVCYVRQKLFKLKENVVIFSDESRTNELYTVKANQWIDFNASYTMREASGNPVGTLARKGMRSFWKSTYDVLDLNKRPLFQITERNAWTKFLDGLVGEIPIIGMFTGYFLNPVYDVKDTTGRLIFELKKMPSFFGRRFQLERKVDIADEHETLVVLSLLMMVLLERERG
- the recR gene encoding recombination mediator RecR, with the protein product MDYPSKILAKAVDEISGLPGIGKKSALRLALHLLKQPESQAIALGDALKKLVTDIQYCKECHNFSDFEVCKICASAKRNTEQLCIVEDIRDVMALENTGKYTGKYLVLGGKISPMEGIGPNQLNISAIEKKLGNTEIKELIFALSATMEGDTTAYYIYKKFKNSGVKFSTIARGISVGDELEYADEISLGRSIQNRVPYNERE
- a CDS encoding glycosyltransferase family 2 protein, which gives rise to MKLSIIIVNYNVTELLRKCLSSIEKFCDVNYEVIVIDNASPDRSWKELIKEFPAVKFLESAVNSGFAVANNLAAAAANGEYILLLNPDTELEGFYMKEILEFADSKKDFGCLGVRMHDAKGNFLPESKRSVPDMFNSFEKLFISFKKNNSKSYYRNDIGEYEIAEVEVITGAFLLCRKKVYQEAGGLDEAYFMYGEDIDLCYTFIRRGLEIWYYGKASILHHKGESTVKDMVYLERFYGAMQIFVDKYYRDDRLQHNLLSAGLKLRHRIEKMKLK
- the secG gene encoding preprotein translocase subunit SecG; the encoded protein is MSTIFTLFMVLIVIASVLLIIIIMAQNPKGGGLSGTFGGSGAAQFGVQRTNDFMEKATWTLGIVIVSLIILSVILTGKPVQRVQPASKQQTTAPAQQAPAQSAPAATLPTTPAPAGN
- a CDS encoding ATP-binding protein produces the protein MDEFINAKISPDSLITLFSQAPVALSLLMGENFVIESANQHILQLWGKPSSVIGMPLIEGLPEIRDQEFLSILKEVYTTGVPFRGNKVLCYLERHSRMEACYFDFIYSPVYDDKGKVNGVSVVATEVTSQVLSEMKLAESELRFKELLLNADFSTAIYRGEDLVIELANDRMIETWGKDKSVIGMPLEKALPELEGQPFIQLLQNVYKDGKTYAATEDRVDLVVDGKLQTFYYNFTYKPIRNLSGEIYAILNMAVDVTDMVESKERMRKNAEELSLSEAKYKNLSEAMPQIVWTASPEGEFTYFNERMEEYLGLNQHELQPRDVSSFIHSDDLPKILSVWRKASQHKTDFEVEHRAFDKKTGDYFWLLSRGVPDLGLNGEILQWVGSSTDINEFKILQKQKDTFLAIASHELKTPLTSMKIYAQVLEKALKKSGDEKNAAFARKMDEQIVKLTALIGDLLDVTKINSGKLGLNLSHFDFKNLVDEIVEEQQLSSRHKILNYSKPVGTVFADRSRIGQVITNLIGNAIKYSPEADEIIIETEICDNDIQFSVKDFGIGMPSDKADKVFEQYYRVSGDEQHTFPGLGLGLYIASQIVERSSGKIWVNSVLGKGSTFCFSLPKSDA
- a CDS encoding response regulator, with the translated sequence MNAKKILIIDDDVAILDSLGLLLNFEGFDVKSFERGSEIFSCIKSTCKPDAILIDMWLSEEDGREICKQLKSNETTKNIPVIIMSASHGLENTALESGANAFISKPFDIEDVVKKLNYFTA
- a CDS encoding type 1 glutamine amidotransferase domain-containing protein translates to MKNILMILTSHSKLENTDTKTGVWLGEFTDPYYEFKDAGYSITLASPHGGQPPVDEMSKMTENITASNKRFQDDEELKTAFSSTKKLSEIDPKDYDAVFFAGGHGPMFDLAKDPECGKIIVSFFNDGKPISAVCHGSAAFLSTENIDKNFLNGRRISCFTNTEETLVLKRGKVPYLLEDALKEKGAEIKSALVPFTTHVEQDGTIITGQNPVSAGPTARKLIEVLDNM